In a single window of the Raphanus sativus cultivar WK10039 chromosome 9, ASM80110v3, whole genome shotgun sequence genome:
- the LOC108832967 gene encoding mitogen-activated protein kinase 7 — protein MAMLVEPPNGIKQQGKHYYSMWQTLFEIDTKYVPIKPIGRGAYGVVCSSINRETNEKVAIKKIHNVFENRVDSLRTLRELKLLRHVRHENVIALKDVMLPTNKSSFKDVYLVYELMDTDLHQIIKSSQSLSDDHCKYFLFQLLRGLKYLHSANILHRDLKPGNLLVNANCDLKICDFGLARTSQGNEQFMTEYVVTRWYRAPELLLCCDNYGTSIDVWSVGCIFAEILGRKPIFPGTECLNQLKLIINVVGSQQESDIRFIDNPKARRFIKSLPFSRGTHLSSLYPQANPLAIDLLQRMLVFDPTKRISVTDALLHPYMAGLFDPGSNPPAHVPISLDIDENMEERMIREMMWDEMLYYHPGAETANP, from the exons ATGGCGATGTTAGTTGAGCCACCAAATGGGATCAAACAGCAAGGGAAACACTACTACTCCATGTGGCAAACACTGTTCGAAATCGACACTAAGTATGTCCCCATCAAACCCATCGGAAGAGGAGCTTACGGTGTGGTATGCTCTTCCATCAACCGTGAGACCAACGAGAAGGTCGCCATCAAAAAGATTCACAACGTCTTCGAGAATCGAGTCGACTCTTTGAGGACGTTGAGAGAGCTCAAGCTTCTTAGGCACGTGAGGCACGAGAACGTGATCGCGCTTAAAGATGTTATGCTGCCTACGAATAAATCGAGTTTCAAAGATGTGTACTTGGTTTATGAGCTTATGGATACTGATCTTCATCAGATCATCAAATCTTCTCAGTCTCTTTCTGATGATCACTGCAAGTACTTCTTATTCCAG TTGCTAAGAGGATTGAAGTATCTTCACTCTGCAAACATCCTTCACCGAGATTTGAAGCCAGGGAACCTCTTAGTGAACGCTAACTGCGATCTAAAGATTTGTGATTTCGGGTTAGCCAGGACGAGCCAGGGAAATGAACAGTTCATGACCGAGTATGTGGTCACGCGTTGGTACAGAGCACCTGAGCTTCTTCTCTGCTGTGACAACTACGGAACCTCCATTGATGTCTGGTCAGTAGGATGCATATTCGCGGAGATTCTTGGTCGAAAACCGATATTCCCGGGGACAGAGTGTCTCAACCAGCTTAAGCTCATCATCAATGTTGTTGGGAGTCAGCAAGAATCTGATATTCGGTTTATCGACAACCCGAAAGCACGAAGGTTCATCAAGTCTCTTCCTTTCTCGAGGGGTACGCATCTCTCCAGTCTCTACCCGCAAGCCAATCCTCTAGCTATAGATTTGCTGCAGAGGATGCTTGTGTTTGATCCAACCAAGAGAATCTCTGTGACTGATGCACTCTTGCACCCTTACATGGCGGGATTGTTCGACCCTGGTTCTAATCCACCTGCACATGTCCCGATCTCTCTGGACATAGATGAGAACATGGAGGAGCGGATGATCAGAGAGATGATGTGGGACGAGATGCTTTATTACCACCCTGGAGCTGAAACTGCAAACCcctaa